The region atgggactggatgtcccTCCTGAGTCCTCCTGGCCCTGTTCTCCAGCTCGGCACACTCATGACTCCAGTTGGAAATCGCTCACTTCCTGGTGTATATCCCCAGCTGAGCTCACCACCATCTCCCCCTAACTTGTGTGGGGAtgtgcagtcgtgtccgactctttgtaaacccatggactgtagaccaccaggctcctctgacatgatggaattttccaggcaagaatactagagtgacttgccatttcctattccagggaatcttcccgacccagggatcgaacatctcctgcattgacaggcgggttcttgaccactagcaccacctcccCCTAACTTAGcatgtgctcaataaacatctATAGAATCGCTGAACAAGCAAATGCATGAGGAAAGTTAAATTCTGTCGaatcaagtgaatgaatgaggagAGTTAAACTCAcattttcctttgaatatatcatAGATATGGGAAAATGGcacatttcttcatttaaaaaatattttctatctttatttaCTTGAAGATGTACTTTCATCTTTTCTTCCCCATCTAAACAACCACTGCTGAACCTTATACTTGATGCAGCACAAAATAAGCCCTAAAGTCATCCACTGGTTTGGTCCAAAGAAAACAGCTTTTCTGCATGTTTAAATCCTAATTTACTActgttggatttttaaaaaaaatataaatatctaatgCTCAGTTATTGATTTAAGCATCACTTTTTACCTCTTCTGCCCATAGCACAGGGCAGAGGTTAGGGAAAGGAAGGCCAGCCCTCAGTCCCTGCTGCTCAGGACCTGACCTAGGTGAGGAGATACAGTTGCCATGGTGAACAGTGAACTAAACACAAATACAGCACATGAATTAAGCTCCATTGTCTCATCTGGATTTTATGCAAGAATAAATATAACTGAGTCCTAACTTACGGATGAGAGAAACTGGCTCAGAGATGACATGGTCTAccaactgaggcacagacaggtAGTGATGGACCCAGGACTTGAGTCCAGGTCTGTCTAGTCCCAAGTCCAGATCATGCCCTGCTGGACCAACCCCTGCCCCAAGGTCAGTAGAGGACATCGCACGGAGACCTCCTCAAAGCCCCAGAGGCAGGCAGCCCTGTGGAGTTTTGGGAGTGATGAGTCACATGGTTTGATGTCAGTTTCCTGACAATCATGGACCATCCATCCAGGTGCTTTGATGGAGGAGAATGTCATTTTTCTTCCCTCAGTAGAAaaggaagagcaaaaaaaaaaagaaaaggaagagcagTCCATCCCAAtaagttttccattttaacatGTGAACTACAAATTCAGAGTGACAAGGGGAACTCCCCCGCAGTCCAGGGGGTTAGGACTCGGGACTGTCACCACTGTGGCCCAGGTTCCGTCCTGATTCGGGGAACTGACATCCCATCCAGCAAGCCTTGcatcatggtttaaaaaaaaaaaaaaagacactaaaaaCTCAAAGTGACAATTTAGCAAGATATGGAAGTTGGGGCTTTCTGCTCTAGTTTTTGCTTTACATCAAATCAAAGAAATCTAGGTTCACATTAAGAAGACTAAATTAGCATTAGGGGCACCATTAGTTTGTTTACCCAGCATAAAATTATGTCCTCTGTAAACGGGAATATCAAATAGCATAAAAAGCACAGatgatttacattttctttttgattagaGGATTGCATCTACTGTACTCGAGGAAGGAAAATCTCTCCCATTTAGCTTTTGAAGATCAAAGAGGCCATTAAATATGCCCATATTAccagcattctttttttccttttttgattaaGACTAGGAGGTGCTTTACAAATTGAGATCGTCATAGGGAAAAAGGGAGGACTTGATTTGAGGTCATATGTACTGATTATGGACCCATTCATATGGACCAGACAGGACCCTATGCTTAACTTTTTATTCATATAGGGCTTTTCTACAGCTTAAAACACACGCTGACCTGTCTACTGAGTTTTGTGTACACAGACGTGACCCAGAGAATATGAGCTGAGAGCTTTCAGAGGCAACGTCTGATCCCAAATGTGAGAGATCTTCCCATAGCATATTTGAAAAATCTACAAAGACAAAATGAAGTgacaaataaaaatcactgataCAGGAAGATGAACCTGTATAGGTGTTCAGTTGGCATAAATCCTGCTTTTCTCCCACAAAAGATGCAGACTGAGTCGTTGTCCAGGCAATGGTCGAATATCCCTTCTTTGATAAACAGCTAAATGTGTATATCACCAGCTAAGTGTGAAATCCATTTTATCCTCAGCAGCTTATTACTTATGCAACTTATGGTGTGTCTAAGTAATAGCACGCACCAAGATGATTTCACTGGTTTAATGTTACAGATGTTGGGTTTCCCAGCATTTAGAAATGAACCATCCCCCTTTTTTATTCCATATTTCAATGAACTTAGATAATGACGACTTTTTGCCCTTATGTGTAGTGTATAGGCCTAGTCTGAGCCTGAGACGTGTCTTTCACATGTtagataataaaaaggaaaattgtaaGAGAAAGATGGAGATTGATGTCAAGTAAGATGGTCAGCTGAAGAGAATGAGTAGACTGTTTGGATGAAGGACTTGacatttcttttctgctctgGGCAGCCAACAACCCACAGAAGACAAATATTCACACCTCCGATACGATCCAAACTGGAAGagtaagaaagaggaggagaagctGTTGCCTGTAGAAGCACTGCCGGAGTCTGTGGACAGCTCTACAGAAAATCTGACTCTGAACCCACTCTACCCTTCCAAGGAGCCCTCGATGGACCTCTCAGCGGGCAAAGGTGAACAGAAGAGGCCACGGAGCACAGCCTCCTTACTTGGGAGTGAATTCGTAAGCCCGAACTACGAGCTGAGCACCCACCGCCCCGAGCCGTTTTCCGTGCTGAGTGACAGCGACCCTGAGGAGGAGTCCAGCACCCTCTCTCAGTACTTGAAGAGTTCAAGTTCACGCAGCCAGGCATTCCTGCCAGGATCACGCGGCCCTCGGCGAAGGAAGTCCAAACAATATTTTGTGGAAAAGAACAAGCTGACTTTGGGATTACCCACTCCAAGAATGGACTCTTACCTTCAACTTCACAATAAAAAAAGGGGGGAAGGTCACCTGGAACAGGTATGTAGCGACTTCTTAAAAAATCTCTTCTGGGCACTAGACGGGAATTTGCCTCTGCTTGAAGTAGCTGGGTATCACCTCCTTTGGGGTGGTGACGTCACTGTAAGCGCCTGCCTAAGTAAAACAAACACCCTGTACCTTGCCCCTCTTTGAAGAATTGGGGGGATTATTCCACAAATTCTTAAGAGCAAAATAGAAGTCATTAATGGCTTACAGTGCTGTAATTCAATTATTAGATCCAAAATGTTTCCATCCAAGGAACCgtaggttttttggtttgtttttgttttttttaactataaactCCATTAGATAAAATACAGCGCTGAGGGTTTGATTCTCTGTGTTGGCTGCCTTTGTTCCCACGAAAGAACTGGTCTTTGATCCTATTAAATCCCTCTAGTACATTGGAGATAACATCACACACTCATATCAGTAACAGCAAGTGACAGAAGCGATTCTCAGCtcagattctgtgtgtgtgtgtgtgtgtgtgtgtgtgtgtgtgtatctctatatatatgtgtgtggagaaggaaatggcatcccactccagtattcttgcctggagaatcccagggatggaggaagctggtgggctgccgtctatggggtcacacagagtcagccatgactgaagcgacttagcagcagtgtgtgtgtgtgtgtgtgtgtcagtgtgtgtggtGGTAGTGCAAGGACAGCAGGGTACAACATgggtattttttttattattattatccaggTGATTCTATTATCTTTCCAACTCCCATTGATAATCACTGTACTGTCTTTTAACCTGTGCAAATGATGCAAAATGATTATAAAGTTTAGTCTGTCtataaaattggaataataatatgtcccctccctttctcATCTGATCATTTTGAGGGTTTATTCTACCC is a window of Cervus canadensis isolate Bull #8, Minnesota chromosome 11, ASM1932006v1, whole genome shotgun sequence DNA encoding:
- the JHY gene encoding jhy protein homolog isoform X4 — its product is MSHSKFIPKLSIQSPVHTNLKVQSTEPSFKKEDLHLISKDSLESDSESPTQKIKSRSQLEDQIQDNDMEPDSLEEENLSETEEEASRKAAQRTCEENLHTQDAGAINSQQPTEDKYSHLRYDPNWKSKKEEEKLLPVEALPESVDSSTENLTLNPLYPSKEPSMDLSAGKGEQKRPRSTASLLGSEFVSPNYELSTHRPEPFSVLSDSDPEEESSTLSQYLKSSSSRSQAFLPGSRGPRRRKSKQYFVEKNKLTLGLPTPRMDSYLQLHNKKRGEGHLEQVILRVYSTPDDGFETYWSQ